ATTTTCCCTATCGGTAATAGTGAGAAGGCGGTAAGGGTAGAATTTTTTGGCGATGAGATTGAAAGAATAACAGAAGTTGACTCTTTAACTGGGGAGATATTAGGGGTTCGCAACCATGTAGCTATTTTTCCAGCTTCTCATTACGTTACGGCTAGGGATAAGGTGATTAAAGCTATAGATTCTATTGAGGAAGAACTGGAACAACAACTTAATTACTTCAAAAAAAATGGAAAGTTATTAGAAGCTCAAAGGCTTGAGCAACGGACCCGTTATGATATAGAGATGATGAAGGAAATTGGTTTTTGTCAAGGGGTGGAAAACTATTCTCTCCATTTAACTGGTCGTCAGCCAGGTGATAAACCATATACCTTGATGGATTTTTTCCCTGATGATTACTTAGTAATTATTGATGAATCCCATGTAACAATTCCACAAGTTGGGGCGATGTATGCTGGAGATTATTCTAGAAAAAAATCTTTAGTTGAACACGGATTTAGGTTGCCCTCTGCCTTTGACAACAGGCCTATGAAGTTTGAAGAATTTGAGGGGATGTTGAATCAGACAGTGTTTGTATCTGCCACTCCTTCTCGATATGAAAAAGAGCATAGCCTTCAAACTGTCGAACAGATAATTAGGCCAACAGGTTTATTGGATCCCACTATTACTGTCAAGCCAATTGCTGGTCAGGTGGACGATTTATTAGGTGAGATCCATAAAACTATTACAAATAATCACAGAGTTTTAGTGACTACCTTAACTAAAAAGATGGCGGAGGATTTGACGGATTACCTAAAAGATGCCGGTATTAAAGTTAAATATCTTCATTCTGACATAGATACTTTGGAAAGAATGAAGATTGTAAGGGGATTACGTCTTGGTGAGTTTGATGTGTTGGTAGGTATAAACCTACTTAGAGAAGGGCTGGACATACCAGAGGTAGAATTGGTAGCTATTTTAGATGCTGATAAAGAAGGCTTTTTGCGCTCAGAACGGTCGCTAATTCAGACCATTGGTAGAGCTGCCAGAAATGATCAAGGTCGGGTGATACTTTATGCTGATGTAGTTACTGGATCTATGGACAGGGCTATTACTGAAACTGAAAGACGTAGAGAAATTCAAAAAGAGTATAACAAAAAATATAATATCACACCTAAGACGATCCAAAAAGATGTCCATGCTGTTATTGAGGCTACTAAAGTGGCAGAAGAAGAAACAGAGTATACGACAAAAGCAGGCAAAAAGATGAGTAAAAAGGATAAAAATCTTTTGGTAGCTAAACTTAAAAAAGAGATGGAGGAAGCGGCTAAAAACCTAGAGTTTGAAAAGGCCGCATATTATAGGGATATGATTGCAGATATTGATGCAAAGTAAATTAAATATGGGATAAATGGAGGAGTAACAGTTGAAAGATATAACAATTAAAGGCGCTAGAGAAAATAATTTAAAAGATATACATTTGACGATACCCAGAGACAAGCTAATTGTTTTTACGGGATTAAGTGGATCTGGCAAGTCATCTTTAGCTTTTGATACTATTTATGCTGAAGGGCAACGAAGGTATGTGGAGTCTTTATCTGCCTATGCCCGTCAGTTTTTAGGACAAATGGAAAAGCCGGATATGGACTCTATAGAAGGGTTGTCGCCAGCTATTTCTATTGACCAAAAAACTACCAGTAAAAATCCCCGTTCTACGGTGGGAACGGTAACAGAAATATATGATTATTTTAGGCTGCTATTTGCTAGAGTGGGGACACCGTATTGCCCTAAATGTGATAAGCCAATTGCTCAACAAACTGTTTCACAAATGGTAGATCAGGCCATGACTTTACCTGAAAGAACAAAAATTCAGGTGCTAGCTCCGGTTGTGCGGGGTAGAAAAGGGCAACACATAAAGCTTTTAGAAAAACTGAAAAAAAGTGGTTATGTAAGAGTAAAAATAGATGATCATGCTTATCAGTTAGATGAAGAAATAAAGTTGGAAAAAAACAAAAAGCATACTATAGAAGTTGTTGTAGATAGAATTGTAATTAAAGATGGTGTTGAGAATCGATTAGCAGATTCTTTAGAAACATCTTTAGCGTTAGGAGAAGGTATTGCTATTTTAGACGTGATCGGCGGGGAAAAGATTTCAGTTAGTGAAAATTTTGCTTGTTTAGATTGTGGTTTTAGCTTTCAGGAAATTAGCCCTAGAATGTTTTCATTTAATAACCCCTATGGAGCGTGTACAGGTTGCTCGGGTTTAGGCAGTCATTTGGAACCTGATCCTGATTTAATTATAAAAGATAAAAATTTATCCATTGCAGAAGGGGCAATTATACCTTGGAGTAGAAGCTCTTCTGGTTATTACGGTGAAGTGCTGAGAGTGCTTTCTGAAAAGCATGGTTTTGATTTAAAAGTGCCCGTTAAAGATTTGTCAAAAGAAGTCATAGATATTTTACTTTATGGAACTGGAGCTGAGCGTTATGATATTCAATACATCGGGGCAAACGGAGAAAAAAATCAACTAAATGTTCCTTTTAGGGGATTGGTCAACTGGGTAAAAGCTCGATATAATGAGACTTCCTCAGATTATATTAGAAATGATTTAGAAGGGTATATGTCAAAAAAGAGTTGCGATGAATGTAAAGGAGCTAGATTAAAGCCTGAGGCACTAGCTGTTAAGGTTGGCGATGTAAATATAGCTGAACTTACAGCTTTGTCTGTAAAGGATACAAAAGCTTTTTTCGTTGGCTTAGAGTTGACTGAAAAGCAGATGATGATTGGCAAAATGATTTTAAAGGAAATAAACGAAAGATTAGGTTTTTTGATGGACGTCGGACTGGATTATTTAACTTTGGATAGAAGTGCCGGGACTTTATCAGGTGGGGAAGCTCAAAGGATAAGATTGGCTACTCAGATAGGGTCATCCCTGATGGGGGTGCTCTATATACTAGACGAGCCTAGTATTGGCTTGCATCAACGGGATAATCAAAGACTTTTGGATACCTTAAAAAAACTAAGGGATTTAGGAAACACTTTGATAGTGGTTGAGCACGATGAAGACACGATAAAGGCTGCTGATCATATTGTGGATATTGGACCATATGCAGGGGAGCATGGTGGTGATGTTGTTGCTCAAGGTGATATTAATCAAATTATGGCGGAGAAAAAGTCGGTTACAGGCCAATATCTGACTGGCGAGAAAGAAATTATAGTCCCAGATAAAAGAAGAAAGCCTAATGGAAAATGGCTTGAGGTAAAAGGAGCAACAGAGAATAACTTAAACAATGTAAGCGTTAAATTTCCTTTGGGAGTTTTTACTTGTGTTACTGGAGTATCGGGATCAGGTAAAAGTACTTTAGTTAATGAAATATTATATAAATCTCTGGCGCAAAAAATAAATAAGGCTCGTTCTAAACCTGGCAGTCATAAAGAGATTAAAGGAATAGAAAATATAGAAAAAATTATTGATATAGATCAATCCCCTATAGGTAGAACCCCTAGGTCAAACCCGGCTACTTATACAGGTGTATTTGATTTTATTAGAGAACTGTTTTCAAAAACACAGGATGCTCAGACAAAAGGTTATAAGCCGGGGAGATTTTCTTTTAATGTAAAAGGAGGGCGCTGTGAAGCTTGCCGTGGCGATGGCATAATTAAAATAGAAATGCATTTTTTACCAGATGTTTATGTGCCATGTGAAGTTTGTAAAGGGGCAAGATATAACAGAGAAACCTTGGAGATCAGATATAAAGGGAAAACTATTTCTGACATACTGGATATGCCTGTATCAGAGGCTCTGATATTTTTTGAGAATATTCCCCGCATAAAAAGAAAGTTAGATACTTTATATGATGTTGGGTTGGGATATATAAAGTTAGGGCAACCAGCTACAACTTTATCAGGTGGAGAGGCTCAAAGGGTTAAGCTAGCCACTCATTTAAGTAAACGAAGTAATGGTAAAACCTTATATATCTTAGATGAGCCTACAACAGGCTTGCATGTTGCAGATATTGATAAGTTATTGAGAGTGTTAAATAGGCTTGTGGAAAATGGTGATAGTGTGTTAGTGATTGAGCATAATTTAGATGTCATTAAAACTGCTGACTATATAATTGATTTAGGACCAGAGGGAGGACATCGAGGTGGTGAAGTGATTGCCAAAGGGACCCCAGAAGAAATATGTAAAGAAGATAAATCTTATACAGGCAAATACTTGAAACCATATGTGATTTCAGATAGTGCGGGATAAGTTGACTGCTTTTAAAAGTAACGTCCCACCAAAAAAGGTGGGACGATTATTTTTATTATGATAGATTGTCTAACTCATATAATAAAATTGAGATATTTTAATGTTGTATTTGAGAGTTTTGGAGGTGTGTTATGATGAATTATTTTGCTTTTCTTGCATTTGTTTTTTCTTTATATACTATTAATGAAGTTTCAGTTATAAATAAGAGGCTTAAGAAAAGTGAAGATAAGGTAGGTAGGTTAAAAAGAAGTATGGGAGTTGATGATAAGGATATGGAAGCTAAACAGGAGTATTTGCTTAATTATTTAGGAAAAAAGTGTTTTATTACTTTTGTAGATGATAATACAGTTACGGGTGAGTTAGAGCAATGCCAAGATGGGTGGATAAAGTTGAGGTTGAAAAATGGTCGGATTAAGTTGTTTAAATTGGTTGATGTTTTTTCTATCGAAGTAAAAGATTGAAGTTTTATTTATTTTTCAGATGTGAGAAAACCAGAGGGAAGTCCATTCAGTGAAACATAATCGCCCTAATGCTCTTTTATCCAACTATCTGCTATCCATCATCCAACTAAGGTCTTCATTGTCAATTGTCCATTGTAAATTGCAAATTCGCCTTTGAACTTAATAACTTCTGGGGCCGATATAAGTTATCATACAGGTCATTGGAATGAACCTTATATGTTTTCCTATCAACTATCCGCTATCCAACCATCCAACCAAGATTTTAATTGTCAATTGTCCATTGTAAACTGTAAATTCGCCTTTTTGAACTATACGAGTTATCATACAGGTCATTTGAATGAACCTTATATGTTTTTCTATCAACTATCCACTATCCAACCATCCAACCAAGATTTTAATTGTCAATTGTCCATTGTAAATTGTAAATTCGCCTTTGAAATGAATTTGAACTTAAAAAAGAAGAGTGGTGATTTGATTGAACGATAAAGTTAAGCAAATGCCAGCTAGTCCTGGAGTATATATTATGAAGGATAAATATGGTGATGTTATTTATGTAGGTAAAGCAGCTTCATTAAAAAACAGAGTTAAATCTTATTTTCAAAATACAGAAAAGAAGGGAGCTAAAGTTACTGCTCTTGTTGCTAACATAGAAGATTTGGATTATATAATTACCGATTCTGAAGTAGAAGCATTGATATTAGAAAGTAATTTAATTAAGAAATATCGTCCTAAATACAACATTTCCTTAAAAGATGATAAACACTATCCCTATATAAAAATAGATGTTACTCAGGATTTTCCTAAAGTAGAAAAAGTACGAAAAATTAGCAAGGATAAAGCTCGGTACTTTGGCCCTTATCCCAGTGCTGGAGCTGTAAATGAAACCTTACAGCTAGTTCATAAAATCTTTCCTCTTAGACGATGTAAAGGAAAGTTGGAGCATAAAGATAGGGCCTGCTTGAACTACCAGATTAATCGTTGCTATGCCCCTTGCCAAAAAAAAGTTACTTCTGAAGAATATCGCAAAGTGGTAAATGAAGTGTTGCAGTTTTTAGAGGGAAAGAGTGCTCATTTAGTAAAAAAGATAGAAGCAGAAATGAAAGAACAGGCTGCTCAATTGAATTTTGAAAAGGCGGCTGAGCTTAGGGATCAATTAAAAGGATTAAAAAGTGTTACTGAAAAACAAAAAGTCATTTTTAGCGACCTTACCGATCGTGATATTTTAGCTGTAGCTGATGGTGGTAACTTAGCCTGTATTCAGGTGTTTAGTATAAGAGGTGGGAAACTATTAGGTAGAGATTCATTTAGATTGGAAAATACAGGTGGGTCAACTGCAGAGGAATTATTGTCTGCATTTATAACACAATTTTATGAGAATGCACCTATAGTTCCAGGGGAAATTTTAGTACCTGTAGATCTATCTGAATACAGTCTAGTTTACGAATTTTTGAGAAGAAAAAGAGGGGCAAAAGTCACTGTAAAGGTGCCGCAAAAAGGGGAGAAAAAAGACCTCCTAATTTTGGCCAAAAAAAATGCTCGGTTACAACTTGAGCAATATGAAAGGCAAGGTGGAGTAGAAAAACACCGTGGCGAAAAAGGGATAGTTGAATTAGCTAAAGAATTAAAATTCCAGGAGCTCCCGTGGCGCATGGAATGTTATGACATTTCAAATATCCAAGGAGAATATTCCGTGGCTTCTATGGTGGTTTTTGAAGGTGGGAGACCGGCAAAAGATAAATATAGAAAGTTTAAAATTAAAACAGTGGAAGGACCTAACGACTTTGCATCAATGGCTGAAGTGCTAACCCGTAGATTAAAAAAATATAGAGATGGCGATGAAAAATTTAGTCCATTACCACACCTTATTGTAATAGATGGAGGTAAGGGTCAGCTTTCTTCAGCTTATAAAATTGTAAAGGATATGGGCTATGACCAAATAAAAATTATAGGGTTAGCTAAAAAGATGGAAGAAGTGTTTTTTCCTC
This genomic interval from Proteinivorax tanatarense contains the following:
- the uvrB gene encoding excinuclease ABC subunit UvrB, with the translated sequence MLPGEFSIHSKFKPTGDQPKAIDKLVKGIEKGYNGQTLLGVTGSGKTYTMANVIEQVQKPTLVIAHNKTLAAQLCSEFKEFFPDNAVEYFVSYYDYYQPEAYIPQSDTYIEKDSQINDEIDKLRYSATSSLFERRDVIIVASVSCIYGLGSPEEYGDLVVSLREGMEIDRDEVLKRLVAIQYNRNDTDFRRGTFRVRGDVVEIFPIGNSEKAVRVEFFGDEIERITEVDSLTGEILGVRNHVAIFPASHYVTARDKVIKAIDSIEEELEQQLNYFKKNGKLLEAQRLEQRTRYDIEMMKEIGFCQGVENYSLHLTGRQPGDKPYTLMDFFPDDYLVIIDESHVTIPQVGAMYAGDYSRKKSLVEHGFRLPSAFDNRPMKFEEFEGMLNQTVFVSATPSRYEKEHSLQTVEQIIRPTGLLDPTITVKPIAGQVDDLLGEIHKTITNNHRVLVTTLTKKMAEDLTDYLKDAGIKVKYLHSDIDTLERMKIVRGLRLGEFDVLVGINLLREGLDIPEVELVAILDADKEGFLRSERSLIQTIGRAARNDQGRVILYADVVTGSMDRAITETERRREIQKEYNKKYNITPKTIQKDVHAVIEATKVAEEETEYTTKAGKKMSKKDKNLLVAKLKKEMEEAAKNLEFEKAAYYRDMIADIDAK
- the uvrA gene encoding excinuclease ABC subunit UvrA, yielding MKDITIKGARENNLKDIHLTIPRDKLIVFTGLSGSGKSSLAFDTIYAEGQRRYVESLSAYARQFLGQMEKPDMDSIEGLSPAISIDQKTTSKNPRSTVGTVTEIYDYFRLLFARVGTPYCPKCDKPIAQQTVSQMVDQAMTLPERTKIQVLAPVVRGRKGQHIKLLEKLKKSGYVRVKIDDHAYQLDEEIKLEKNKKHTIEVVVDRIVIKDGVENRLADSLETSLALGEGIAILDVIGGEKISVSENFACLDCGFSFQEISPRMFSFNNPYGACTGCSGLGSHLEPDPDLIIKDKNLSIAEGAIIPWSRSSSGYYGEVLRVLSEKHGFDLKVPVKDLSKEVIDILLYGTGAERYDIQYIGANGEKNQLNVPFRGLVNWVKARYNETSSDYIRNDLEGYMSKKSCDECKGARLKPEALAVKVGDVNIAELTALSVKDTKAFFVGLELTEKQMMIGKMILKEINERLGFLMDVGLDYLTLDRSAGTLSGGEAQRIRLATQIGSSLMGVLYILDEPSIGLHQRDNQRLLDTLKKLRDLGNTLIVVEHDEDTIKAADHIVDIGPYAGEHGGDVVAQGDINQIMAEKKSVTGQYLTGEKEIIVPDKRRKPNGKWLEVKGATENNLNNVSVKFPLGVFTCVTGVSGSGKSTLVNEILYKSLAQKINKARSKPGSHKEIKGIENIEKIIDIDQSPIGRTPRSNPATYTGVFDFIRELFSKTQDAQTKGYKPGRFSFNVKGGRCEACRGDGIIKIEMHFLPDVYVPCEVCKGARYNRETLEIRYKGKTISDILDMPVSEALIFFENIPRIKRKLDTLYDVGLGYIKLGQPATTLSGGEAQRVKLATHLSKRSNGKTLYILDEPTTGLHVADIDKLLRVLNRLVENGDSVLVIEHNLDVIKTADYIIDLGPEGGHRGGEVIAKGTPEEICKEDKSYTGKYLKPYVISDSAG
- a CDS encoding DUF6897 domain-containing protein, whose translation is MMNYFAFLAFVFSLYTINEVSVINKRLKKSEDKVGRLKRSMGVDDKDMEAKQEYLLNYLGKKCFITFVDDNTVTGELEQCQDGWIKLRLKNGRIKLFKLVDVFSIEVKD
- the uvrC gene encoding excinuclease ABC subunit UvrC; the encoded protein is MNDKVKQMPASPGVYIMKDKYGDVIYVGKAASLKNRVKSYFQNTEKKGAKVTALVANIEDLDYIITDSEVEALILESNLIKKYRPKYNISLKDDKHYPYIKIDVTQDFPKVEKVRKISKDKARYFGPYPSAGAVNETLQLVHKIFPLRRCKGKLEHKDRACLNYQINRCYAPCQKKVTSEEYRKVVNEVLQFLEGKSAHLVKKIEAEMKEQAAQLNFEKAAELRDQLKGLKSVTEKQKVIFSDLTDRDILAVADGGNLACIQVFSIRGGKLLGRDSFRLENTGGSTAEELLSAFITQFYENAPIVPGEILVPVDLSEYSLVYEFLRRKRGAKVTVKVPQKGEKKDLLILAKKNARLQLEQYERQGGVEKHRGEKGIVELAKELKFQELPWRMECYDISNIQGEYSVASMVVFEGGRPAKDKYRKFKIKTVEGPNDFASMAEVLTRRLKKYRDGDEKFSPLPHLIVIDGGKGQLSSAYKIVKDMGYDQIKIIGLAKKMEEVFFPQQSEPHILPRNSEGLYLLQRIRDEAHRFAITYHRTLRKNETFTSELDRIEGVGPNRRNALLKVFNSLEEISTKDVGEIAAVPGIPWQVAENVYKYFRKTK